A DNA window from Aureibaculum sp. 2308TA14-22 contains the following coding sequences:
- a CDS encoding polyprenol monophosphomannose synthase, which produces MSDALVIIPTYNEKENIENIIKAIFSLPKEFDILVVDDSSPDATAKIVKSLQIKFVDRLFLEERKDKTGLGTAYIHGFKWALAKKYDYIIEMDADFSHNPKDLIRLYRACNDYGADVSIGSRYSKGVNVVNWPMNRVLMSYFATKYVRFITRIPIHDTTAGFVCYKRKVLETINLNKIKFVGYAFQIEMKFKAWKHGFNIKEVSVIFTDRALGKSKMDSSIIGEAIFGVIKMKLKGLPKR; this is translated from the coding sequence ATGTCAGACGCCCTAGTAATTATACCCACATATAACGAAAAAGAGAATATCGAAAACATTATAAAAGCTATATTCTCCCTTCCAAAAGAATTTGACATACTAGTAGTAGATGACAGTTCTCCCGATGCTACGGCAAAAATTGTTAAAAGCCTGCAAATTAAGTTTGTAGATAGGCTATTTTTAGAAGAAAGAAAAGACAAAACAGGTTTAGGTACGGCATATATTCATGGCTTTAAATGGGCTTTGGCAAAAAAATATGATTACATTATAGAAATGGATGCTGATTTTTCGCACAATCCTAAAGATTTGATAAGGCTTTACAGAGCATGCAATGATTATGGTGCAGATGTATCTATAGGTTCTCGTTATTCTAAAGGTGTAAATGTCGTTAATTGGCCAATGAATAGAGTGTTAATGTCCTATTTTGCCACAAAATATGTACGATTTATCACTAGAATACCCATACATGACACTACAGCCGGTTTTGTTTGTTATAAACGTAAAGTGTTGGAAACTATAAATTTGAATAAAATTAAATTTGTCGGTTACGCTTTTCAAATAGAAATGAAATTTAAGGCTTGGAAGCACGGATTTAATATTAAAGAAGTTTCGGTAATTTTTACAGATAGGGCATTAGGTAAATCTAAAATGGACAGCTCTATAATTGGCGAAGCTATTTTTGGCGTAATTAAAATGAAATTAAAAGGACTACCAAAACGATGA
- a CDS encoding DUF4271 domain-containing protein — protein sequence MLEATERIVVSKDWITIMLLIAVTLLILNRLKSSDRYYKLKYLLVNNTYINSYSKANPLLFNSFSIIFLAVYVIVISFLLFIAIYLFEPKIAAFDFLFFLKIALIICFFIGLRIILGTLLGVLFEKERTQKYFTFLKASYLSNYSLIMLPLVAVNFYFNSTFYSYFLLIVAVLLFLYYYVLLIKNNQSLVFGKSFYFILYLCTLEIAPLVIITKVLIV from the coding sequence ATGTTAGAAGCTACAGAACGTATTGTTGTATCAAAAGATTGGATTACAATAATGCTTTTAATTGCTGTTACTTTATTGATTTTAAACCGATTAAAGTCAAGTGACAGGTATTATAAACTAAAGTACTTGTTGGTAAACAATACTTATATTAATAGTTATTCAAAGGCAAACCCTCTGCTTTTTAACTCATTTAGTATTATCTTTCTTGCTGTTTATGTTATCGTTATTTCTTTCTTGTTGTTTATAGCTATTTACTTATTTGAACCTAAAATAGCTGCATTTGATTTTCTTTTTTTCCTTAAAATTGCTCTTATCATTTGCTTTTTCATTGGCTTAAGGATTATATTAGGTACACTATTGGGTGTTTTATTTGAAAAAGAAAGAACACAAAAATATTTTACGTTCTTAAAGGCTAGTTATTTGAGCAACTATAGTTTGATTATGCTCCCTTTGGTTGCTGTTAATTTCTATTTCAATTCTACTTTTTATTCTTATTTTTTGCTTATTGTAGCCGTGTTATTGTTTCTCTATTATTATGTATTATTAATAAAAAACAATCAATCTTTAGTTTTTGGAAAATCGTTTTATTTTATTTTGTATCTTTGCACGCTCGAAATCGCTCCTTTAGTAATAATTACCAAAGTTCTTATTGTTTAA
- a CDS encoding uroporphyrinogen-III synthase — protein MKVKTILVSQPAPSTKQSPYFDLSDKQKVKIDFRSFIHVEGVEARDVRNQKIDFSKFTAVIFTSRNAINNYFRLAEEMRFTVPDDMKYFCQSEAVAYYLQKYVVYRKRKIYVGQRTFQDLLKQIKKHKTESFLLPSSDKLKPIVPELLNELDVKWERAILYKTVTSDLSDLKNVYYDVLVFFSPSGIESLFRNFPDFEQNNTRIAVFGNTTIKAAEEAGLRIDITAPSKETPSMTMALEHYIKNVNK, from the coding sequence ATGAAAGTAAAAACTATTTTAGTTTCTCAACCCGCTCCAAGCACAAAGCAATCTCCTTATTTTGATTTATCAGACAAACAAAAGGTGAAAATTGATTTTAGATCTTTTATTCATGTTGAAGGAGTTGAAGCCAGAGATGTAAGAAATCAGAAAATTGATTTTTCCAAGTTTACAGCGGTTATATTTACCAGTAGAAATGCTATCAATAACTATTTTAGATTAGCTGAAGAAATGCGTTTTACGGTTCCTGATGATATGAAATATTTTTGTCAGTCTGAAGCTGTAGCTTACTATCTACAAAAATATGTAGTATATAGAAAACGTAAAATATATGTTGGACAGCGTACTTTTCAAGATTTATTAAAACAAATTAAAAAACATAAAACGGAATCGTTTTTACTACCTTCTTCCGATAAGCTAAAGCCGATAGTTCCAGAATTATTAAACGAACTTGACGTTAAGTGGGAAAGAGCCATATTATACAAAACCGTTACTAGCGATTTATCCGATTTAAAAAATGTGTATTACGATGTATTGGTGTTTTTCAGCCCGTCGGGTATAGAATCATTGTTCCGTAATTTTCCAGATTTTGAACAAAATAATACTAGAATTGCAGTTTTTGGTAACACTACGATTAAAGCAGCTGAAGAAGCTGGTTTGCGTATAGATATCACTGCTCCAAGTAAAGAAACTCCTTCCATGACTATGGCGTTGGAGCATTATATAAAGAATGTAAATAAGTAA